One Phaseolus vulgaris cultivar G19833 chromosome 2, P. vulgaris v2.0, whole genome shotgun sequence DNA window includes the following coding sequences:
- the LOC137812084 gene encoding receptor-like protein kinase HSL1 — protein MTQPLPIVACVLLSAVAWVACLNQEGLYLYQLKLSLDDPYSTLSSWNSRDATPCNWYGVTCAGDASNTTVTELDLSNTNIGGPFLANVLCRLPNLLSINLFNNSINQTLPLDISLCLSLRHLDLSQNLLTGPLPATLPLLPNLRYLDLTGNNFSGPIPDSFGTFQNLQVLSLVSNLLEGTIPPSLGNVSSLKMLNLSYNPFFPGRIPPELGNLTNLEVLWLTQCNLVGVIPASLGNLNKLQDLDLALNDLYGSIPSSLTQLTSLTQIELYNNSLSGELPRGMGNLTRLRLLDASMNHLTGRIPDELCSLPLESLNLYENRFEGELPASIADSENLYELRLFGNRLTGRLPANLGKNSQLRWLDVSSNQFWGPIPATLCDKGALEELLVIYNLFSGEIPASLGTCQSLTRVRLGFNRLSGEVPAGIWGLPRVYLLELVDNSFSGSIARTIAGAGNLSLLILSKNNFSGTIPDEVGWLENLVEFSASDNKFRGSLPDSIVNLGQLGILDFHNNRLSGELPKGIRSWKKLNDLNLANNEIGGKIPDEIGGLSVLNFLDLSSNRFSGKVPHGLQNLKLNQLNLSYNRLTGELPPLLAKVMYRSSFLGNPGLCGDLKGLCDGRGEAKSVGYVWLLRAIFVVATLVFLVGVVWFYFRYKNFQDAKRAIDKSKWTLMSFHKLGFSEDEILNCLDEDNVIGSGSSGKVYKVVLSSGEVVAVKKIWGGVRKEVESGDVEKGRVQDNAFDAEVETLGKIRHKNIVKLWCCCTTRDCKLLVYEYMPNGSLGDLLHSSKGGLLDWPTRCKIAVDSAEGLSYLHHDCVPAIVHRDVKSNNILLDGDYGARVADFGVAKAVETTAKGTKSMSVIAGSCGYIAPEYAYTLRVNEKSDIYSFGVVILELVTGRRPVDPEFGEKDLVKWVCTTLDQKGVDHLIDSRLDSCFKEEICKVFNIGLMCTSPLPVNRPSMRRVVKMLQEVGTENQTKPAKKDGKLSPYYYDDASDHGSVV, from the exons ATGACCCAACCACTTCCCATCGTTGCTTGCGTTCTGTTATCGGCAGTAGCGTGGGTGGCGTGTTTGAACCAAGAGGGGCTGTACCTGTACCAACTCAAGCTCTCTCTCGACGACCCTTACTCCACTCTTTCCTCCTGGAACTCCAGGGACGCCACCCCTTGCAACTGGTACGGGGTAACCTGCGCCGGCGATGCCTCCAACACCACCGTAACTGAATTGGACCTTTCCAACACCAACATCGGAGGCCCTTTCCTCGCCAACGTCCTCTGCCGTCTCCCCAACCTCCTCTCCATAAACCTCTTCAACAACTCCATCAACCAAACCCTCCCTCTCGACATCTCCCTCTGCCTCTCTCTCCGCCACCTCGACCTCTCCCAGAACCTCCTCACCGGTCCCCTCCCCGCCACGCTCCCGCTCCTCCCCAACCTCCGCTACCTCGACCTCACCGGCAACAACTTCTCCGGCCCCATCCCGGACTCCTTCGGAACTTTCCAGAACCTCCAAGTCCTCTCCCTCGTCTCCAATCTTCTAGAAGGCACCATCCCCCCCTCGTTGGGCAACGTCTCCTCTTTGAAAATGCTCAACCTCTCTTACAACCCCTTCTTCCCCGGTCGAATCCCTCCGGAGCTCGGCAACCTCACGAACCTCGAGGTTCTCTGGCTCACGCAATGCAACCTCGTCGGCGTCATTCCAGCCTCCCTCGGGAACCTCAACAAGCTCCAGGACCTCGACCTCGCGCTCAATGACCTCTACGGCTCCATCCCGAGTTCTCTCACTCAGTTAACCAGCCTTACGCAGATCGAGTTGTACAACAACTCGCTCTCCGGTGAGTTGCCTCGGGGAATGGGGAATCTCACCCGCTTGAGGCTCCTCGACGCCTCCATGAACCACTTAACCGGGAGGATTCCCGACGAGCTTTGTTCTTTGCCGTTGGAGAGTCTCAATTTGTACGAAAACCGTTTCGAGGGAGAGTTACCGGCCAGCATTGCGGATTCCGAGAATCTATATGAGCTTCGGCTCTTTGGGAACCGCCTCACCGGCAGGTTACCCGCGAATCTCGGCAAGAATTCGCAGCTCCGGTGGCTGGACGTATCGAGCAACCAGTTCTGGGGGCCTATTCCGGCGACGCTCTGTGATAAGGGTGCACTTGAGGAGCTTCTGGTGATTTATAATCTTTTCTCCGGGGAGATTCCAGCGAGCTTAGGCACGTGCCAGAGCTTGACACGTGTGAGGCTCGGATTCAACCGGTTGTCCGGCGAGGTTCCCGCCGGGATCTGGGGGCTTCCGCGCGTCTATCTTCTCGAGCTTGTCGACAACTCGTTTTCGGGTTCCATAGCCAGGACCATTGCTGGTGCCGGGAACTTGTCGCTGTTGATTCTGTCGAAGAATAACTTCTCGGGAACGATTCCCGATGAGGTTGGGTGGTTGGAGAATCTCGTGGAGTTTTCCGCCAGTGATAATAAGTTCAGAGGCTCGCTTCCGGATAGCATTGTGAATCTTGGGCAGCTTGGGATTCTCGATTTTCATAATAACAGACTCTCTGGGGAGTTGCCGAAAGGGATTCGTTCGTGGAAGAAGCTCAACGATTTGAATTTGGCCAACAATGAGATTGGTGGGAAGATTCCTGATGAGATTGGGGGTTTGTCCGTGCTGAACTTTCTAGATCTTTCTAGTAACCGCTTTTCGGGGAAAGTCCCTCACGGGTTGCAGAATCTTAAGCTGAATCAGCTTAATTTGTCTTATAATCGTTTGACTGGTGAACTTCCTCCTCTGTTGGCTAAGGTTATGTATAGGTCTAGTTTCCTCGGTAATCCTGGCTTGTGTGGGGATTTGAAGGGGTTGTGTGATGGTAGGGGCGAGGCAAAGAGTGTAGGTTATGTTTGGCTGCTTCGAGCTATTTTTGTGGTAGCCACTTTGGTTTTCCTTGTTGGTGTGGTTTGGTTTTACTTTAGGTATAAGAATTTCCAGGACGCCAAGAGGGCGATTGATAAGTCGAAGTGGACGTTAATGTCGTTTCATAAACTGGGTTTTAGTGAAGATGAGATTTTGAATTGTCTTGATGAGGATAATGTGATTGGAAGTGGTTCCTCGGGGAAGGTTTACAAGGTTGTGCTTAGCAGTGGGGAGGTTGTTGCTGTGAAGAAGATATGGGGAGGGGTTAGGAAGGAGGTAGAGAGTGGGGATGTTGAAAAGGGTAGGGTTCAGGACAATGCTTTTGACGCGGAGGTTGAGACTTTGGGCAAGATCAGGCACAAGAACATAGTCAAGCTGTGGTGTTGCTGCACCACCAGGGATTGCAAGCTCTTGGTTTATGAATATATGCCTAATGGAAGTCTTGGTGATTTGCTGCATAGTAGTAAAGGAGGGTTGTTGGATTGGCCAACAAGGTGTAAGATAGCTGTGGATTCGGCAGAAGGACTCTCTTATCTGCATCATGACTGTGTTCCCGCAATTGTTCATAGAGATGTGAAATCAAACAACATTTTATTGGATGGGGACTATGGTGCGAGGGTGGCTGATTTTGGAGTAGCTAAGGCGGTTGAAACGACAGCAAAAGGAACTAAATCCATGTCCGTCATAGCTGGCTCTTGTGGCTATATTGCACCAG AATATGCTTACACGCTCAGAGTGAATGAGAAGAGCGACATATACAGCTTTGGGGTTGTCATACTCGAGTTGGTTACTGGAAGACGCCCGGTGGACCCTGAATTTGGGGAGAAAGACTTGGTTAAGTGGGTGTGCACTACCTTGGACCAGAAAGGCGTGGACCATTTAATTGACTCAAGGCTTGATTCTTGTTTCAAAGAAGAAATTTGCAAGGTCTTCAACATTGGACTCATGTGCACTAGTCCTCTTCCTGTTAACAGGCCTTCAATGAGAAGAGTAGTGAAAATGTTGCAAGAGGTGGGCACTGAGAACCAAACCAAGCCTGCAAAGAAAGATGGGAAGCTATCCCCTTATTACTATGACGATGCCTCGGATCATGGAAGTGTTGTTTAA